One Salvelinus alpinus chromosome 9, SLU_Salpinus.1, whole genome shotgun sequence genomic window, AGCGGAGCTAAGAATTGAGCGTCCCTGGGACCTCACTGTCAATATCTAGTAGAGCGAACAGGCCACACAATGCCTCAGCAGGGCCGAGCTGCAGGCCCCGCCAGGCCCAAATGAAACGCAGCCATGAATTCACACATCTAACTGAGCACAACTTCTTACTGACACGCTAGCCACTGGGAACTGACACACTGCTAGAAAATACCGTTAAAATGCTTATAGTATTGTATGAGGGAAATCTTTTAAAAGCTAGGCTATTTTTGCACCCATGATAAGTATAAGTGGGAACAACATGGCGTCAACTgacataataaaataaaaatgacattAAAATCTTTAGATTTCAGATCACACAAAAAGGATTAGGAATGATTGAATACAATGACGTTCATTAGATTTGTCTAAATGCAGGGCCATTAAACGTTTTGTTGGGTTGGCAATAACTTCCATTTATTTTATACTGCAGAGGACCATGTTGGTTATTCACCATGTGACTGATTCATAAATTACTAAACTGAACCTGCTATTTACCGAAACCTTTTTCGGTAAATAGCAGTACAATTTTCATATATTGTACGTAGACTTCAATGTAAATCAATGTGCTGATCCAGCCATAGTGGGGGAAAACATTATAAGTGTGTTCTTACTTTAGGGATAGAAGAGGCATCAGTCACCTTCTTGGCCCCGCTGTTCTCCGGGCTCATCTCGGGGTGGTCCACCAGAACATGGCTCTCCAGGTCCTCCAGGGTCTCAAACTTCACAGCACACTCGGGGCATCGCAGCCCAACCACAGCCTTCTCTCCCCCGGCCTCCTGGGGCGTGGTGGCCCCGCTGGGAGACTGGCCGTTGGTAGCCCGGCTCATACAGCCAGCACACAGCCCATAGGGCAGCCCGTTCACATCCAGCTTCACCAGATCCTGCTTGTTCTTGAACTCCTTGAGGCACAGGGCACACTTGTAGTGCTTGTGTTGCTGCAGCTGGCCATtgggggaggaggaggctgaGCAGCCCCCGCCGGCTGAGAGCTTCTGCATGTGGAAGGTGCCGTGGATCTTGAGCTCCAGGGTGGAGGTGACCGTCTGCATGCACACCACACAGCGGAAGCCCGTCAGAGAGTTCCTCAGGTCCGGGTGCATCTGGCAGTGCTCTATGAAGTCCTCCTCGCTCTGCAGGGGCATCTTACAGATGCGGCACGTGCCCGTGTCCAGGCTCTTGCTGTGGGTGACCTTGTGTTCGGTGAGCGTGAGCAGGGAGGGGAAGCGCTCTCCACAGATAGGGCACATGTAGTGCTTGGCGGGACCACGGTGGGTCTGGGCATGCTCCCTCAGGCCGTTCTCAGAGAAGAAGGTCCGTGAGCACACGTTGCACTTGTGGTTTCCCTTGATAAAGTCGGCCTTCTTCTTGCGGGTGCCGGCGTCGTCGTCCCCGGGCTGGATGTTGTGGTCCCTCAGTCGGTGGTTCTGCAGAAGACTCTCCATAGTGTAGGCCGCTCCACAGATGTCACAGGCGTACATGGGCTCTGAATTGTCCAGCTCCTCCTCCCCTCCGCTGGCCTCATGGCTGTTGGCTACATCCTGACTCGCATTCTTTAGCAGCATGTTCTGCAGGTCAGCCTGCTCCGTGGCCACTGTCGATCTTTCGCTTCCTCCCCCACGCTTGGAGGTCTGGGTTACACCGTTGGGTGTGCCATTCTGGCTTCCCCCATTCCCAGTGCCATTCCCCCCATCAAAGACACAGTGCTTCTCCCTCAGGTGCCTTTCCAGCAGAACGATGGCGTGGAAGGCCTTGCCACAGAAGCGGCAGTTGAACTTCTTACTGTGGGTGGTGATGTGGCACTGCAGCTCCACCTCTGTGCAGAACGTCTCCCCACAGAAGATGCACTTACGGGCCTTGCTGGTGACACCGGGGCCGGTGGGGTGCCCCAGGTGACTGTGTTTAACGTGCAGCTCAAGGTCACTCTCCTTCCGGAAGTCCCAGGTGCAAGCTGTGCAGCGGAACATCTTCTTCTCGTTGCTGTGCTTGACAGCCAGGTGGACCTGGATGGACACCTTGGAGTCAAACACTTCCTGGCACAGCGTACAGTGGTACAGCACAAAGGTGTGCATGTCCAGCAAGTGCTTCTGCAGATCATCCACTGAGGAGAACTGCTTATCACAGCTCTCACAGACGTACTGGGTGGACGTGGTGGTGTAGTGGACTGTCAGGTGCTGCAGCAGAGACTCCTGGGAGTCGAAGTCCTCTTTGTTGCACTGCGGGCAGGACTGCCTCCTCAGCAGCATCTCCAGGTGGGACTTGAGATGGGCTTGAAAGCCCTCGAAGCTGCTGAAGCGCAGGTCACACTGGTTGCAGGGGAAGTCTCCATTGGACCCTGCCGTGGTGGAGTCCCCAGCCAGCCTATGGCGTTTGGGGGAGGAGATCTCCACATCAGAGGAGGCGGGGCTGAGTTCCGCCACCTTTGCTTGCCGCTTGTTATTGGCCAGTGGGATGTTCTTGTGGTTCTCCTTGATGTGCTTGGTAAGCTTGAGCAGGGAGCCGAAGATGGGCGAGTTGGTGCAGTAAGGACAGGAGTAGACCTCCATGAAGGACTGGGAGGGCTGCAGGACGGGAGACTCCATCTTGGGCATGCCTCCTCCACTGCAGTGGGTCTGCTGGATGTGCTCTGTGAGAGAGGACTCCGTGAGGAAGCCCATGGAGCACTGGTTGCAGAAGAAGGCGTGGTTGCCCTCCAGGGTGGTGGAGCCTGCGACCATTCCTCCGGGCAGACAGTGGGACACACGGATGTGCTCCTGCAGGGTGTTGATGTCTGCAAACATGTCTGGGCAGTAGTTGCAGTGAAAGGCTGACACGTTGGTGAACTGAAGCAGGGGGAAGGCCACTGAGGCGCCTGCACTGCCTCTGTGGGCTTTGCGGATGTGTTCGTTGAGGTTGTAGAGCGTGGGAAGGGTGTCCAGGCACAGCTGGCAGGTGTGGTTCTGCTGGGGCTTGTCTGCATGGATGGTCTTCAGATGAATCTCCAGAACGGCCAGGCTGTTGAAGTCTCTCTTGGAGCAGTAGGGGCAGCTGTAGGTCACCTTGGCCATCCAGTGACCCCCGTCGTCATGGTCAGAGTTGGGGGCCAGCTTGCGCCGGCTCTGGATGGGCTTCAGGGTGGAGTCTGGGGTGGAGCCCCTCTCCAGAGAGGCGCTGGAGTCCGGGGTGGCGCTGCTCATGGATGCCACGCTGCCCAGCACGGGGTCAGGGCTGGGACTGTGATTACTGGAGTCGGGCTGCCGGTGGCTGTCCATGTGGCAGTAGACGTCCTCCACAGAGGGGAACTGCTCTGAGCACACGGGACACTTGTGTTTGTGGTTAGCGTGGGACGTCTCGATATGGGAGAGCAGCAGGCCCTCATCGCTGAAGATCTCGGGGCAGTGGATACACTGCAGGTCGGAGCGGTCAGACAGCTGGGGGTGGCGGGTCACTACGTGCTTCTCCAACTCGTCGGTCTGGCTGAAGGTCTCCTCACAGTAGTCACACATGTACAGGTCCTGGTCCATCTCCCCTCCACTGCCCGCATTGCTGCCACGCTTCCCCCCTTCCTTTTCAGCACGCAGGGCCAGGTGCTCCTTGTTCTTCCTGTGGGCCTGCATGTGGCTCTGCAGAGAGGATGTGGAGGAGAAGCCTCTCTTGCACACGCTGCACTTAAAGGGCTTGCTGGAGCTGTGGGTCTTCAGGTGGATCTTGAGATGGTCGCTGCGGGAGAAAGCCGCCTCACATTCCTGGCAGCTGTACTTCTTGTCTCCGGTGTGGAGCTTGACGTGGCGATCGCGGCTGCGCTTGTGCTTGAACAGGCGGCTGCAGAAGGTGCACTTGAAGGGCAGCTTGTCGCTGTGGATCTGCTCGTGGCGCTTCAGGTAGCTGAGGCGGCTGAAGGACTTGTCGCAGAACTGGCAGGGGTAGGGCAGCCCCGcgcccccttcctcctcccctgtGCCCATGCCCAGATCGCTGCAGCCGTCCCCCAGCATCTGTGACGGTGACGCCACGTCTTTGCTGGAGGGAGAGGACCCTACCCAGGAGAGCCCAGGGTCATCATCACCATCTGGAATGCAAAACACAGACAGAATTAAAGTGTTAGAGAGGAGATTTAAACAAAATCTAAAACAGAATAGAATTAAAGAGAGTCCCACAAGATTTAAGAAATAAGGACAAattgtattttctctctcttcatcctcccTAAGCAAACATCCCCCACCCCCTCTAGAATTACATCTGCCTTATCAtatattgtcattatggggacaAGATTGAAATTCCGAAAACCGATTAGAAGACGCTCAATAGTGAGGGTATATTCTTATATAACAATGTGAATGGAATAAAACACGGGATTCTGCATGCTTTTCTCCAGTTTGGTGCTGACACAAGGGGAAGTCTATTAATGCACACATAATATAAATATACACAAAGAGCATATATTAACTCTGTCCTGCTTTGTGCAGTCTGAGGGGGCCTGCCACAGCCCTCACGTCATCTATTTAGCATCTAAACTAGAGCCctctgaaggagaggagaaacgCTCATGACTTATTGAGCAGGAATGCTGCGAGCCTGGAGTCCCACTGTGGCTCAGACAAACCCAGAATTCTCCAGCTCAGCCTGTTTGCTTTATTTGACTAAGTTTCACACTCTAAATGCGTGAGGAGAGAAGCCTCTGGTAGTCATCACACATAACCAAATGTTTACAATAAGTAAACAGCCTCCCGCATTTCCCCTCTCCACACATACATCTTATAAAACACGCTTTTTACATGAAACTAGTCTGTAGCTGGAGGGCACGTGACTCAATCTGCATCTCATTTGTATTTTGGCTGACAATTACACTCAAACAGGTAACTGTCCTCTCAGCAAAATTAGGCTTTAAAACAAAGTATTAACAACATTCTTTATCTAAGAAGAGAAGTAATTTGCTACTTATCTCTGTAAGGAACTATGAATATTTTTCCATTCCCACTACCCACTCCTATAGTATGTGTTATACAAAAGGTATGCACTGCAGATTTGGTGGAAAATAGATGAATGTGATGAATCGATCCACTCGAAAATGTAGATGCTGTGCAGAGCAAATCAAAAAAACTGCAGGGGTTTGTGGGTCATTTTGTTGTAAAAACATGAATTATGAATTTAGCTTGGAGCTAGGAAAGAAACCTCTGCTCTAAAAGACTGTAAAATAGAGATATTACATGGAAGCTAAAGGCAACAGGAGAAAGATGCCATCCAGCAGCAACAATCAGGAGAGTAATACTACAGGACGAGTGCAAATTAATAAAGAAGTATGAACAAGACCAAGGAAATGGACAAAGCTGGAAAGAAAAGATGTTGGGAAATATCTTTGAGAGAAATTGTACAGAGACAGGGGAAGCAGGAGAAACTAACAATTACAGCCTATTAATATGCTACAGATCAAACCAGTAACACGCTGTTTTGTTGAGTACATAAATCCTAACATGAATGCTATTTTGAGCCCAAAACGTAGTACCacctgcattgtgtgtgtgtgcatgcgtgcatctGTGCTAGTGCGTGAGTGTGTGCTGTATTTATGTGTGGGTAACTATGTAAGCGTGATGGAGGGCGGGAACAACTCTGTTTCTCAGATTACAGTTAAGGCCTGTACCCCACTGTCTACACAGCTGGGGTGTCTGGACATCCCCTCCCTATTGTAGCCATTCCCCCCAGTCCTCCTCTCATGCCTTTGTGTCCGTGTCAGGATAAGAGTCATCCTGACACAAGTTAAACCCCGGCAACACAGGAGCGAGAGAGGGCCTCGGCGGCCCGAATAAAGAGAGGGGATGAAAAGCCCAAAAGGGCCTTAACTGGGGTGAATTCTTTGGCTGCACAATGAAAGCGTGGCCCCTGACAGGCTGGTCTCTGATGTGAGCCGAGTGGAGgtgagagagcagaggggagagctGCTCACGACTGACAGGTACGCCGTCCTGCCGAGCCCCAGCCATGTACTGCACCACATCACACCACATACAAAAGGAGCACTTGCTTGAGcatgaagaagaagaaagaaataAAATGAGAGATAATAAGTAGAGAAGTGGGAGGGAGAAAGAATAGTGAaggaagaagagaagaaaaaaaactcctGGCACATGTGGTCATTCTGGCGAATTCTAAATCTATTAATGCTAATGCAATCCCTCCGACTGCAACAGAATGTGAGAAATCACTTTTGAGAAAGGAGATTATAGTCATTAAATAGCCTTAATCCTCAGAAGTGTGGCTGTCGGAAAATGGAATATCACATGGCTTTTAGAGGGCTTTTGTCATCGGTCTGCCGGGGGACTTGGCAAGAGCACTAAACAGGGTAAGAAATTTCAATGAAAAGTTAAATTAGAAAAGAAACAGAAAATAAAGAGGGGGAAAGGCGAGGGGGAAGCCGGGAGAAAACCGAGAAAATACTGGAATGGGCACGCAAACACATGCTGCTCCCATGTCTCCTCACTCCAGCGTTCCCAAGCACACCCCTGATGgcttctctgtctttatctcgcTCTCCCCGTCCGTTCCACCCTCCGTCCGCCCATGTCTTTCATGTTGTTACTCATTACTGAATTAACAGGCTACAGTCATGGCTGCCCCTGGCGCTGGCCTTCACCTCCGCTGCCATGGCCCAGGTGGAGGGGTGGGGccaggcagggaggagggagggcctGGCAGATGGAGACACTGCAGTCCAGAGGAAGAACGGCCATCCTGCCTCCAATCAGGGCCCAGTAATTGGAACTGGCCGAACAAAACACATGGCCACAGACGAAGGCCCCAACTGAGCTCTACCTGAGCACGAGCATAGTGGTAGGGGATGGATGGAGCAGGGATGGCCACTTTGGTCTGAGTTTCAAGAGGACGCCTCATGCTGCCCCACCCCCCACCTCGCTCTATCCAGACTGGGCCGGCCTGATGACGCCTGTCCCCTCTCTAATAGGCTGGCCAGCCAGCCGGCATGCCGAGGCCGGAGCGTGGAGGAAACGCGGTAATGAAGACATGCCCAGCCTGTCGTCCCCAGCTCTAGCCTGCTCTTCCCCTCATCAGAGACAAGGACAGAGGTCCGTCTCCCCGTGTACCCCATCCCAAAACCATGCCACCCCTGAGAAGCCGCTGTAGCGGCGTCTCCTCTGATGTGCAATGGAAACACAGCCCCAGAAAGCAAAAAGCCAGGCTGTTCATTAGAGCAGGACGGCCTCCCTCTGTTTCCACGTGATGTCCACAACACTGACTGGCAGACAGAGACTGCCTTCCTTCATGTCCAAACAATGTGATCATTAATAATCTGTTCTATCAACTGTACTGCCACTAAAGCTGCTCCATATGCATATGGAGATAATCTGCAGTGTCAACGTGCTCCTCCTGGGGGGAAGAAAAAAGAGCAAACAGCCAGCTTGACTGGGCTGACATCTCTCTGCTGAGACTTGATTAAAAGCAGGGGGTCTGTTTCTATCCTATTCTAGAAAACAGTCGTCTGTAGTCACTCAGGCCTTGAACAACCGTGGTGTGTCTGTTATTTATGCTGTACACATCATTTCAATACCACACAACATGGTTTGGACTAGGACAAAAACAAAGTGGGTGACCATTGAATCAATATTTATGGATGATCGTAATGAAGAGTAACAGCAAGGGCCATAGCTGCTGCCACCCCCCAGTGGGTCAGAGACAACAGGAATCAGGTAACAAGACTGGCCCTACTGAGGGAGCAGTGGGTAACGCGGAGGTATTCTCTAATAagactactgtacagtatgtgtgtatgtttatcaTATGGGCTCACCTCGTCACATTCCCCTGCTCTCCactcacacccctcctccctaATTAACATTTCCACCTTTCACTCTGGCTCCCTGCCCAAACTTCCACCAAGCCCCCTGCCTGgctcccaaccccaaccccatccCCTTGGCCCCCTTCCCATGGCCCCAGGCAGCAGAGACGCACCGTAGGGGGCAGAAAAACAACTTCCACCCAGGTCTCTGACAGGGCAGCGCAGCACGCAGGCCAGACAAGCCTGGAGCAACGGACAAGCCGACAGGGGGAATGAAACTTTCAAGAGGAGAACCTCTCCCCATTTTCCAGCTCCTTCCGTCCTTCCTTCtcacctcttctcccctcttccttcctcccACTATCAATCCATCATTTCCAAACTTTTCCAGCGTTAAACTATCAACCTAAATCTTGTGGTATGCTATGCTATAACTCATTCCTCAGTCAAATACTGTATCACAACACACACTGTGACTTCTGATGGGGTCTGAAGCCATGTAGGGTTGTTGTTGACCATCAAAATGTTTAAATCTCCCTCTTTTGCAAAAGTACACACATTTATCTCCCTAGAACTAGTCTGTCTCTAGAGGTCTCCAGTCCACTGCTGTCCCTCAAACCCATGGGACGCAGTCTGTCAGGGACCTGAGTactggaggacacacacacacagggtgggtGAAGTCAGAGCGGACGCAGTCTGTCAGGGGCCTGAGTactggaggacacacacacacagggtgggtGAAGTCAGAGCGGACGCAGTCTGTCAGGGGCCTGAGTCCTGGAGGACACAGTCACACGCTGCCCACAGCCCATATGGAGCAGTTGGCGCCCAAAAGTGCCCAAGCAGCCGGCCACATTCCCAGGGCAGAAGGTGAGGGGCAGGGGGCATCGGGGTGAGGGGGGCATGGGGCGGAAACAGCTGAcaggcctctcctctcttcaccgcCCAAGAGACATTCAGGTGAC contains:
- the LOC139584793 gene encoding zinc finger protein 423-like isoform X3, with the translated sequence MADHGLVLLALSVCSTQAVHSSLRDQSAPPPGPYSHILLLGHGYISSQAWLYYVCLRCSPASSRIGRRREDQSQDKEKAVEEGESSEFARNWDSSSVQTDVPAALDREAARKERRAALEDGDHSVTSHDDHIGDDDLDDESIFTCDNCQQDFECLAKLTDHRTNHCPADGDDDPGLSWVGSSPSSKDVASPSQMLGDGCSDLGMGTGEEEGGAGLPYPCQFCDKSFSRLSYLKRHEQIHSDKLPFKCTFCSRLFKHKRSRDRHVKLHTGDKKYSCQECEAAFSRSDHLKIHLKTHSSSKPFKCSVCKRGFSSTSSLQSHMQAHRKNKEHLALRAEKEGGKRGSNAGSGGEMDQDLYMCDYCEETFSQTDELEKHVVTRHPQLSDRSDLQCIHCPEIFSDEGLLLSHIETSHANHKHKCPVCSEQFPSVEDVYCHMDSHRQPDSSNHSPSPDPVLGSVASMSSATPDSSASLERGSTPDSTLKPIQSRRKLAPNSDHDDGGHWMAKVTYSCPYCSKRDFNSLAVLEIHLKTIHADKPQQNHTCQLCLDTLPTLYNLNEHIRKAHRGSAGASVAFPLLQFTNVSAFHCNYCPDMFADINTLQEHIRVSHCLPGGMVAGSTTLEGNHAFFCNQCSMGFLTESSLTEHIQQTHCSGGGMPKMESPVLQPSQSFMEVYSCPYCTNSPIFGSLLKLTKHIKENHKNIPLANNKRQAKVAELSPASSDVEISSPKRHRLAGDSTTAGSNGDFPCNQCDLRFSSFEGFQAHLKSHLEMLLRRQSCPQCNKEDFDSQESLLQHLTVHYTTTSTQYVCESCDKQFSSVDDLQKHLLDMHTFVLYHCTLCQEVFDSKVSIQVHLAVKHSNEKKMFRCTACTWDFRKESDLELHVKHSHLGHPTGPGVTSKARKCIFCGETFCTEVELQCHITTHSKKFNCRFCGKAFHAIVLLERHLREKHCVFDGGNGTGNGGSQNGTPNGVTQTSKRGGGSERSTVATEQADLQNMLLKNASQDVANSHEASGGEEELDNSEPMYACDICGAAYTMESLLQNHRLRDHNIQPGDDDAGTRKKKADFIKGNHKCNVCSRTFFSENGLREHAQTHRGPAKHYMCPICGERFPSLLTLTEHKVTHSKSLDTGTCRICKMPLQSEEDFIEHCQMHPDLRNSLTGFRCVVCMQTVTSTLELKIHGTFHMQKLSAGGGCSASSSPNGQLQQHKHYKCALCLKEFKNKQDLVKLDVNGLPYGLCAGCMSRATNGQSPSGATTPQEAGGEKAVVGLRCPECAVKFETLEDLESHVLVDHPEMSPENSGAKKKKTYQCIKCQMTFETEREIQIHVANHMIGEPAHLQEEGINHECKLCNQMFDSPAKLLCHLIEHSFEGMGGTFKCPVCFTVFVQANKLQQHIFAVHGQEDKIYDCSQCPQKFFFQTELQNHTLSQHAQ
- the LOC139584793 gene encoding zinc finger protein 423-like isoform X4 produces the protein MADHGLVLLALSVCSTQAVHSSLRDQSAPPPGPYSHILLLGHGYISSQAWLYYVCLRCSPASSRIGRRREDQSQDKEKAVEEGESSEFARNWDSSSVQTDVPAALDREAARKERRAALEDGDHSVTSHDDHIGDDDLDDESIFTCDNCQQDFECLAKLTDHRTNHCPADGDDDPGLSWVGSSPSSKDVASPSQMLGDGCSDLGMGTGEEEGGAGLPYPCQFCDKSFSRLSYLKRHEQIHSDKLPFKCTFCSRLFKHKRSRDRHVKLHTGDKKYSCQECEAAFSRSDHLKIHLKTHSSSKPFKCSVCKRGFSSTSSLQSHMQAHRKNKEHLALRAEKEGGKRGSNAGSGGEMDQDLYMCDYCEETFSQTDELEKHVVTRHPQLSDRSDLQCIHCPEIFSDEGLLLSHIETSHANHKHKCPVCSEQFPSVEDVYCHMDSHRQPDSSNHSPSPDPVLGSVASMSSATPDSSASLERGSTPDSTLKPIQSRRKLAPNSDHDDGGHWMAKVTYSCPYCSKRDFNSLAVLEIHLKTIHADKPQQNHTCQLCLDTLPTLYNLNEHIRKAHRGSAGASVAFPLLQFTNVSAFHCNYCPDMFADINTLQEHIRVSHCLPGGMVAGSTTLEGNHAFFCNQCSMGFLTESSLTEHIQQTHCSGGGMPKMESPVLQPSQSFMEVYSCPYCTNSPIFGSLLKLTKHIKENHKNIPLANNKRQAKVAELSPASSDVEISSPKRHRLAGDSTTAGSNGDFPCNQCDLRFSSFEGFQAHLKSHLEMLLRRQSCPQCNKEDFDSQESLLQHLTVHYTTTSTQYVCESCDKQFSSVDDLQKHLLDMHTFVLYHCTLCQEVFDSKVSIQVHLAVKHSNEKKMFRCTACTWDFRKESDLELHVKHSHLGHPTGPGVTSKARKCIFCGETFCTEVELQCHITTHSKKFNCRFCGKAFHAIVLLERHLREKHCVFDGGNGTGNGGSQNGTPNGVTQTSKRGGGSERSTVATEQADLQNMLLKNASQDVANSHEASGGEEELDNSEPMYACDICGAAYTMESLLQNHRLRDHNIQPGDDDAGTRKKKADFIKGNHKCNVCSRTFFSENGLREHAQTHRGPAKHYMCPICGERFPSLLTLTEHKVTHSKSLDTGTCRICKMPLQSEEDFIEHCQMHPDLRNSLTGFRCVVCMQTVTSTLELKIHGTFHMQKLSAGGGCSASSSPNGQLQQHKHYKCALCLKEFKNKQDLVKLDVNGLPYGLCAGCMSRATNGQSPSGATTPQEAGGEKAVVGLRCPECAVKFETLEDLESHVLVDHPEMSPENSGAKKKKTYQCIKCQMTFETEREIQIHVANHMIEEGINHECKLCNQMFDSPAKLLCHLIEHSFEGMGGTFKCPVCFTVFVQANKLQQHIFAVHGQEDKIYDCSQCPQKFFFQTELQNHTLSQHAQ